One window of Nymphaea colorata isolate Beijing-Zhang1983 chromosome 11, ASM883128v2, whole genome shotgun sequence genomic DNA carries:
- the LOC116264518 gene encoding probable CCR4-associated factor 1 homolog 6: MINYDILTRHVWEDNFDEEMSIIRNSVVTNHPVVSLATRFSSCADRVPTGILWGDSAANYSVLLETMERMEKLTQVGLAFSDQKGELPCCSETGRPWVWEFNLTPADEAADPDRKEGLSKGSGGGVGTKKGINPWRLAADLWRCNLLMNDNVIWVVFKGGLDFVALLRWARLSVEGMPTELDEFLRLQRLYFPVCHDVAAALGFHSVLGDDGTIHVLARSLCVRMEEMPPSRPASDSLLALYLFTTMKRLPLGFYMLKHKVNVVFGLTAGEEADYALPTLGNISLV; this comes from the coding sequence ATGATCAACTATGACATACTCACGAGACACGTCTGGGAAGACAACTTCGACGAGGAGATGAGCATCATCAGGAACAGCGTCGTCACCAACCACCCCGTCGTCTCTCTGGCAACCCGTTTTTCTTCCTGCGCCGACAGAGTCCCCACCGGGATTCTCTGGGGAGACTCGGCCGCCAACTACTCGGTACTTCTCGAGACGATGGAGAGGATGGAAAAGTTGACGCAGGTGGGTCTAGCCTTCTCCGACCAGAAAGGGGAGCTGCCTTGCTGCAGCGAGACCGGGAGGCCCTGGGTGTGGGAGTTCAACCTTACACCGGCCGACGAAGCAGCCGATCCCGATAGGAAGGAGGGCCTTTCGAAGGGGTCAGGCGGCGGAGTCGGAACCAAGAAAGGGATCAACCCTTGGCGCCTGGCCGCCGATCTCTGGCGCTGCAACTTGCTCATGAACGACAACGTCATCTGGGTGGTGTTCAAAGGAGGATTGGACTTCGTGGCGCTGCTCAGGTGGGCAAGACTCAGCGTTGAGGGCATGCCTACTGAGCTCGACGAATTCCTGAGGCTGCAGCGTCTCTACTTCCCGGTGTGCCACGACGTGGCGGCGGCATTGGGGTTCCACTCCGTTCTCGGCGACGATGGGACGATCCACGTCTTGGCCCGCTCCTTGTGCGTGCGAATGGAGGAGATGCCTCCTAGCCGGCCGGCCTCCGACAGCCTGCTGGCCCTGTACCTCTTCACCACCATGAAGCGTCTGCCCTTGGGCTTTTATATGCTGAAGCACAAGGTGAACGTGGTGTTTGGCCTCACCGCCGGAGAAGAAGCTGATTACGCCCTTCCTACGCTTGGCAATATATCTCTGGTTTGA
- the LOC116264517 gene encoding uncharacterized protein LOC116264517 has protein sequence MDFDEYAYLEQTVEDPGLAKGSANDGGGTSGKREREKSSRHRDVGDGDITESRSKRERSDKQNGERSEKGEHRHSSRQDHDYRSERSSSRHRDSPRSSEKDHHRSGRDSGARDGEREKERDRSDRERERDRSERERERERDRVRERDRDNEKEKERDRDRDRDRERARRSSSRSERHRSDHERDPEWEMERGRSRDREAKEKEREREREREIELRDRDNRKFKEKKEAAEPEADPERDQRTVFAYQMPLKASERDVYEFFSRAGKVRDVRLIMDRNSRRSKGVGYIEFYDAMSVPMAIALSGQPLLGQPVMVKPSEAEKNLVQSTASAAGAGGLAGPYSAVARKLYVGNLHFNITEDQLRQVFEAFGPVELVQLPLDSETGHCKGFGFVQFAQLEHAKAAQCLNGKLEIAGRTIKVSAVTDHVGIQDVGANAADFDDDDGGGLSLNASSRAMLMQKLDRTGTATSIVGTLGAPMINGAAPVQPSVLTIPGQTSLATSAVPVLPVSAAEPIGIPSECLLLKNMFDPSTETDPEFDLDIKEDVQEECSNFGPVKHIYVDKNSAGHVYLKFDSVAAASKAQHAMHGRWFAKRMITAVFMVPQQYDAKFKG, from the exons ATGGATTTCGACGAGTATGCTTATTTAGAGCAGACTGTTGAGGACCCTGGGTTGGCCAAGGGTTCTGCAAATGATGGAGGTGGAACTTCAGGGAAGCGTGAGCGTGAGAAGAGTTCGAGGCACAGGGACGTGGGGGATGGGGACATCACGGAGAGCAGGTCCAAGAGGGAAAGGTCTGACAAGCAGAATGGCGAGAGGAGCGAAAAGGGCGAGCATCGACATTCGTCGAGGCAAGACCACGACTATCGTTCCGAGAGGAGCTCATCACGTCACCGGGATTCGCCGAGGAGCAGCGAGAAGGACCACCATAGGAGTGGCCGGGATAGTGGTGCACGAGATGGTGAGCGTGAGAAGGAGCGAGACAGGTCGGACAGGGAGAGGGAGCGGGACAGgtcagagagggagagagaacgaGAGCGTGACAGAGTAAGGGAAAGGGACCGTgacaatgaaaaggaaaaggagagggaCCGCGATCGGGACCGGGACAGGGAGAGGGCTCGGAGAAGCAGCAGCCGCTCGGAAAGGCATAGGAGCGACCATGAGAGGGATCCTGAATGGGAAATGGAGAGGGGGCGAAGCAGAGATAGggaggcaaaagaaaaagagagggagagagaaagagaacgcGAGATTGAGCTTAGGGACAGAGATAACAG AAAGtttaaagagaagaaagaagcagcTGAACCTGAAGCTGACCCAGAGAGGGATCAAAGGACTGTCTTTGCTTATCAG ATGCCTTTGAAGGCAAGTGAGAGAGACGTTTATGAGTTCTTCTCAAGGGCTGGCAAG GTGAGGGATGTCCGTCTGATAATGGATAGAAATTCGAGGCGTTCAAAAGGAGTTGG GTACATTGAGTTCTACGATGCAATGTCTGTGCCAATGGCAATTGCTCTTTCTGGGCAGCCACTTCTTGGTCAGCCTGTAATGGTTAAACCTTCTGAGGCTGAAAAGAATCTTGTTCAGTCAACTGCATCTGCTGCAGGTGCAGGGGGTCTTGCGGGACCATACTCTGCCGTTGCTCGGAAACTTTATGTTGGGAACTTGCATTTCAATATAACAGAGGATCAACTTCGGCAG GTATTTGAGGCTTTTGGCCCTGTCGAGCTTGTTCAACTCCCTCTTGACTCAGAGACTGGACATTGTAAAGGCTTTGGATTTGTGCAA TTTGCTCAATTGGAACATGCCAAAGCAGCACAGTGTCTTAATGGAAAACTTGAGATTGCTGGGAGGACTATCAAG GTTTCGGCAGTCACTGATCATGTTGGTATACAAGACGTTGGAGCAAATGCTGCTGATTTTGATGACGACGATGGTGGTGGCTTG TCTCTTAATGCTAGCTCGAGAGCAATGCTTATGCAGAAATTGGACCGCACAGGTACTGCCACAAG TATTGTGGGCACCCTAGGAGCTCCCATGATTAATGGTGCTGCCCCAGTTCAACCTTCTGTTCTTACCATCCCCGGGCAAACTTCTCTTGCAACCTCTGCTGTTCCGGTCTTACCAGTTTCAGCTGCTGAACCAATAGGCATTCCGAGTGAATGTTTGTTATTGAAGAACATGTTTGATCCAAGCACTGAG ACGGATCCtgaatttgatttggatattaAAGAAGATGTGCAAGAGGAGTGTTCTAACTTTGGTCCGGTGAAACATATTTATGTGGACAA GAATAGTGCTGGCCACGTTTACTTGAAATTCGACAGTGTAGCTGCAGCGTCAAAAGCCCAACATGCCATGCATGGCAGGTGGTTTGCAAAGAGGATGATAACAGCAGTCTTCATG GTTCCTCAGCAGTATGATGCAAAGTTTAAAGGCTGA
- the LOC116264452 gene encoding protein LIKE COV 2 — MAEEKEALSSGTPLGARLVVAQMESEDPEDPAKSPAPSPNYSTRKAFFAVFQNWVSKKFMTGCVVLFPVAITFYITWWFIQFVDGFFRPLYIRLGINIFGLGFITTLIFVFSIGLFVSSWMGATVLWVGEWFIKKMPFVRHIYSASKQISTAISPDQNITAFKEVAIIRHPRVGEYAFGFITSSLILQNDGGDEELCSVYVPTNHLYIGDIFLINSAEIIRPSLSIREGIEIIVSGGMTMPQKITPLERAPRQNDRSRLNSIAR; from the exons ATGGCGGAGGAGAAGGAGGCGCTGTCGTCGGGGACGCCGCTCGGGGCGCGGCTGGTGGTCGCGCAGATGGAGTCAGAGGACCCCGAAGACCCTGCCAAGTCTCCCGCCCCTTCCCCCAACTATTCCACGCGTAAG GCTTTCTTTGCGGTCTTTCAGAACTGGGTCTCTAAAAAGTTCATGACTGGATG TGTGGTTCTTTTTCCCGTTGCAATTACATTTTACATCACATGGTGGTTTATTCAATTTGTTGATGGTTTCTTTAGACCCTTGTACATCAGACTCGGGATCAACATATTCG GCCTTGGATTTATTACTACTTTGATTTTTGTGTTCTCAATTGGTTTGTTTGTGTCATCCTGGATGGGCGCAACTGTTTTGTGGGTTGGAGAATGGTTTATCAAGAAAATGCCATTTGTAAGGCATATTTATTCTGCTTCCAAGCAAATAAGTACTGCCATATCTCCAG ACCAAAACATCACAGCATTTAAAGAAGTTGCAATTATACGTCATCCTCGTGTTGGGGAATATGCATTTGGTTTTATTACATCCTCACTCATCCTTCAG AATGATGGTGGAGATGAGGAACTTTGCAGTGTATATGTTCCGACAAACCATCTATATATTGGCGACATTTTCTTGATCAATTCAGCAGAAATTATTAGACCAAGTTTGTCTATCCGAGAAGGCATAG AGATTATCGTCTCTGGAGGGATGACTATGCCACAGAAAATCACTCCTTTGGAGAGGGCACCACGTCAAAATGATAGAAGCCGTCTGAACAGCATAGCTAGATGA